One genomic segment of Xyrauchen texanus isolate HMW12.3.18 chromosome 5, RBS_HiC_50CHRs, whole genome shotgun sequence includes these proteins:
- the retreg2 gene encoding reticulophagy regulator 2, producing the protein MASDEEEANRRPSSVDLEAWFPAPVGGEDEPELRRLRERLRDWLSQYEPAVISAQRLLVWERPLHSIIAALMLNTVFWLLSSTSLRPLFLISVSLIGLTLLERWKDKLPQITVWHPEPAVIERDAITEQPRLLSIDELSHHLAESYLTFILYFQEMFQYKQQNHGKFCGMMCSGCFIMAVVGHYIPGIMIAYIILLSVLLWPLVVYHELIQKMYTGLEPILMKLDYSMKGDTQRRKYDKRKLKKEQEEGDEPRAETESESEEELSCFTPTVDVKTTALAMAITDSELSDEEASILESGGFSVSRATTPQLTDVSEDLDQQSVHSEPEESFSRDLAEFPSVDELPSIEPGLFHFPLGVLGSDQAGALEEPQSPTSLLMQHLSTPLHFVNTHFNGLGQATRAGQGILGSENEDRGLAEGVSRPAQSLEALSEEIVSTAISTVVQNTLSALLRSTEASEGSSMASFLPTETPPCPMESALESPSVQEAGIEEEEGDITEASTEEQTDITIVPAEEEDFELLDQSELEQMDEGLGLGVDGQDVGGASADTPTSSQQHADQQDS; encoded by the exons ATGGCGAGCGACGAGGAGGAGGCTAATAGACGGCCCTCATCGGTGGATCTGGAGGCCTGGTTCCCTGCGCCTGTCGGCGGGGAAGATGAGCCCGAGCTGCGGAGGCTGCGGGAGCGTCTGCGCGACTGGCTGTCGCAGTACGAGCCCGCGGTGATCTCGGCGCAGCGGCTGCTGGTGTGGGAGAGGCCGCTGCACAGCATCATCGCGGCGCTCATGCTCAACACGGTGTTCTG GCTCCTGTCGTCTACATCTTTGAGACCCTTGTTCCTCATAAGTGTGTCTCTTATTGGTCTGACTCTACTGGAGAGATGGAAAGACAAACTGCCTCAGATCACTG tgtGGCATCCTGAGCCAGCTGTGATTGAACG AGACGCCATAACGGAGCAGCCACGTTTGTTAAGCATCGATGAACTCAGCCATCATCTTGCTGAAAGTTATCTCACCTTCATCCTCTATTTCCAGGAAATGTTTCAATACAAACAGCAGAATCATGGAAAG TTCTGCGGTATGATGTGTTCAGGATGTTTCATAATGGCCGTGGTTGGACATTACATTCCTGGGATTATGATCGCCTACATTATAT TATTGAGTGTCCTGCTGTGGCCATTGGTGGTCTATCATGAACTGATCCAGAAAATGTACACCGGACTGGAGCCCATTCTGATGAAACTGGACTACAGCATGAAGGGAGACACACAGCGCCGCAAATATGACAAGAGAA agctgAAGAAGGAGCAGGAAGAGGGTGATGAGCCGAgagcagagacagagagtgagagcgaGGAGGAGTTGTCCTGTTTCACCCCTACT GTGGATGTGAAGACTACGGCTCTGGCGATGGCCATCACAGACTCTGAGCTCTCTGATGAAGAGGCGTCTATACTGGAAAGTGGAGGATTCTCTGTGTCTAGAGCCACCACACCACAGCTCACTGATGTTTCTGAAG ACTTGGATCAGCAGAGTGTGCACAGTGAACCCGAGGAGTCATTCAGTAGGGACCTAGCTGAGTTTCCTTCAGTGGATGAGCTGCCCTCTATCGAACCGGGTCTGTTCCATTTCCCTCTGGGTGTTCTTGGGTCTGACCAGGCAGGTGCCCTGGAAGAACCCCAGTCCCCCACCAGCCTCCTCATGCAACATTTATCAACTCCACTTCACTTTGTCAACACACACTTCAATGGACTCGGACAAGCAACTAGGGCAGGCCAAGGCATTCTCGGTTCTGAGAACGAAGATAGGGGATTGGCTGAGGGTGTCTCTAGACCTGCACAGTCACTGGAAGCCCTTAGCGAGGAGATAGTGAGCACAGCCATTTCTACCGTAGTACAGAACACTCTCTCAGCCCTATTGCGCTCCACAGAGGCCAGCGAGGGGTCCTCCATGGCCTCATTTCTTCCCACCGAGACGCCTCCGTGCCCAATGGAATCGGCCCTTGAGTCACCCTCCGTACAGGAAGCCGGCATAGAGGAAGAAGAGGGTGACATCACCGAAGCAAGCACAGAGGAGCAGACTGATATCACAATTGTACCTGCAGAAGAAGAGGACTTTGAACTTCTGGACCAAAGCGAACTGGAACAGATGGACGAGGGGCTTGGCCTTGGAGTCGATGGACAGGACGTGGGCGGGGCCTCTGCAGACACGCCCACAAGCAGTCAGCAGCATGCAGATCAACAGGATTCCTAG
- the prkag3a gene encoding 5'-AMP-activated protein kinase subunit gamma-1 isoform X2, which translates to MDASTQEDCHEDYIMNSTDPDPDAEAYMNFIKKHCCYDAIPTSCKLVIFDTTLQVKKAFFALVANGLRAAPLWDNKQQRFVGMLTITDFINILHRYYKAPMVQIYELEEHKIETWRGDSFQNIYLQYQDQCLVSITPDASLFDAVYSLLKHKIHRLPVIDPESGNVLHILTHKRILKFLYLFGGMVSKPRFLKMQIKDAKIGTFTDIATVRQTATVYDALTVFVERRVSALPVVDEDGKVVALYSRFDVINLAAQKTYNNLSMSMQEAVRRRRCFVEGVIKCYPDETLETVIDRIVKAEVHRLVLVDRDDVVRGIISLSDLLQAIVLSPAGIEIR; encoded by the exons CATTAAGAAGCACTGTTGTTACGATGCGATTCCCACCAGCTGCAAACTGGTCATTTTTGACACCACACTGCAG GTGAAGAAGGCCTTTTTTGCTTTAGTAGCGAATGGTCTGCGGGCCGCCCCTCTTTGGGACAACAAACAACAGAGATTTGTCG GAATGCTGACAATTACAGACTTCATCAACATTCTTCATCGGTATTATAAGGCACCTATG GTTCAGATCTATGAATTGGAGGAACATAAGATTGAGACATGGAGAGGTGATTCATTTCAAA ACATCTACTTGCAATATCAGGATCAATGTCTTGTCAGTATCACACCTGATGCAAG CCTTTTTGATGCCGTCTACTCTTTACTGAAACACAAAATCCACAGGCTGCCGGTTATTGACCCAGAGTCTGGAAATGTCCTACACATACTGACCCATAAGAGAATCCTCAAgttcctttatttattt GGAGGCATGGTGTCTAAGCCACGCTTCTTGAAGATGCAGATTAAAGATGCAAAAATAGGGACTTTCACAGACATCGCCACTGTACGACAGACAGCCACTGTTTACGATGCACTTACAGTGTTTGTTGAGCGACGGGTGTCTGCCCTCCCAGTGGTGGACGAGGatg GAAAGGTGGTCGCCCTGTATTCGAGATTTGATGTGATT AATCTTGCTGCACAGAAAACCTACAATAACCTGAGCATGAGCATGCAGGAGGCGGTGAGGAGGAGACGCTGTTTTGTGGAAGGAGTCATTAAATGTTACCCTGACGAGACGTTGGAAACTGTTATTGACAGAATTGTCAAAGCAGAG GTCCATAGGTTGGTGCTTGTGGACAGAGATGACGTGGTTCGGGGAATAATCTCTCTCTCAGACCTGCTACAGGCTATAGTCTTATCTCCAGCAG GTATTGAAATCAGATAG
- the prkag3a gene encoding 5'-AMP-activated protein kinase subunit gamma-1 isoform X3, whose protein sequence is MDASTQEDCHEDYIMNSTDPDPDAEAYMNFIKKHCCYDAIPTSCKLVIFDTTLQVKKAFFALVANGLRAAPLWDNKQQRFVGMLTITDFINILHRYYKAPMVQIYELEEHKIETWRDIYLQYQDQCLVSITPDASLFDAVYSLLKHKIHRLPVIDPESGNVLHILTHKRILKFLYLFGGMVSKPRFLKMQIKDAKIGTFTDIATVRQTATVYDALTVFVERRVSALPVVDEDGKVVALYSRFDVINLAAQKTYNNLSMSMQEAVRRRRCFVEGVIKCYPDETLETVIDRIVKAEVHRLVLVDRDDVVRGIISLSDLLQAIVLSPAGIDALFS, encoded by the exons CATTAAGAAGCACTGTTGTTACGATGCGATTCCCACCAGCTGCAAACTGGTCATTTTTGACACCACACTGCAG GTGAAGAAGGCCTTTTTTGCTTTAGTAGCGAATGGTCTGCGGGCCGCCCCTCTTTGGGACAACAAACAACAGAGATTTGTCG GAATGCTGACAATTACAGACTTCATCAACATTCTTCATCGGTATTATAAGGCACCTATG GTTCAGATCTATGAATTGGAGGAACATAAGATTGAGACATGGAGAG ACATCTACTTGCAATATCAGGATCAATGTCTTGTCAGTATCACACCTGATGCAAG CCTTTTTGATGCCGTCTACTCTTTACTGAAACACAAAATCCACAGGCTGCCGGTTATTGACCCAGAGTCTGGAAATGTCCTACACATACTGACCCATAAGAGAATCCTCAAgttcctttatttattt GGAGGCATGGTGTCTAAGCCACGCTTCTTGAAGATGCAGATTAAAGATGCAAAAATAGGGACTTTCACAGACATCGCCACTGTACGACAGACAGCCACTGTTTACGATGCACTTACAGTGTTTGTTGAGCGACGGGTGTCTGCCCTCCCAGTGGTGGACGAGGatg GAAAGGTGGTCGCCCTGTATTCGAGATTTGATGTGATT AATCTTGCTGCACAGAAAACCTACAATAACCTGAGCATGAGCATGCAGGAGGCGGTGAGGAGGAGACGCTGTTTTGTGGAAGGAGTCATTAAATGTTACCCTGACGAGACGTTGGAAACTGTTATTGACAGAATTGTCAAAGCAGAG GTCCATAGGTTGGTGCTTGTGGACAGAGATGACGTGGTTCGGGGAATAATCTCTCTCTCAGACCTGCTACAGGCTATAGTCTTATCTCCAGCAGGTATTGATGCACTGTTTTCCTAA
- the prkag3a gene encoding 5'-AMP-activated protein kinase subunit gamma-1 isoform X1: protein MDASTQEDCHEDYIMNSTDPDPDAEAYMNFIKKHCCYDAIPTSCKLVIFDTTLQVKKAFFALVANGLRAAPLWDNKQQRFVGMLTITDFINILHRYYKAPMVQIYELEEHKIETWRGDSFQNIYLQYQDQCLVSITPDASLFDAVYSLLKHKIHRLPVIDPESGNVLHILTHKRILKFLYLFGGMVSKPRFLKMQIKDAKIGTFTDIATVRQTATVYDALTVFVERRVSALPVVDEDGKVVALYSRFDVINLAAQKTYNNLSMSMQEAVRRRRCFVEGVIKCYPDETLETVIDRIVKAEVHRLVLVDRDDVVRGIISLSDLLQAIVLSPAGIDALFS, encoded by the exons CATTAAGAAGCACTGTTGTTACGATGCGATTCCCACCAGCTGCAAACTGGTCATTTTTGACACCACACTGCAG GTGAAGAAGGCCTTTTTTGCTTTAGTAGCGAATGGTCTGCGGGCCGCCCCTCTTTGGGACAACAAACAACAGAGATTTGTCG GAATGCTGACAATTACAGACTTCATCAACATTCTTCATCGGTATTATAAGGCACCTATG GTTCAGATCTATGAATTGGAGGAACATAAGATTGAGACATGGAGAGGTGATTCATTTCAAA ACATCTACTTGCAATATCAGGATCAATGTCTTGTCAGTATCACACCTGATGCAAG CCTTTTTGATGCCGTCTACTCTTTACTGAAACACAAAATCCACAGGCTGCCGGTTATTGACCCAGAGTCTGGAAATGTCCTACACATACTGACCCATAAGAGAATCCTCAAgttcctttatttattt GGAGGCATGGTGTCTAAGCCACGCTTCTTGAAGATGCAGATTAAAGATGCAAAAATAGGGACTTTCACAGACATCGCCACTGTACGACAGACAGCCACTGTTTACGATGCACTTACAGTGTTTGTTGAGCGACGGGTGTCTGCCCTCCCAGTGGTGGACGAGGatg GAAAGGTGGTCGCCCTGTATTCGAGATTTGATGTGATT AATCTTGCTGCACAGAAAACCTACAATAACCTGAGCATGAGCATGCAGGAGGCGGTGAGGAGGAGACGCTGTTTTGTGGAAGGAGTCATTAAATGTTACCCTGACGAGACGTTGGAAACTGTTATTGACAGAATTGTCAAAGCAGAG GTCCATAGGTTGGTGCTTGTGGACAGAGATGACGTGGTTCGGGGAATAATCTCTCTCTCAGACCTGCTACAGGCTATAGTCTTATCTCCAGCAGGTATTGATGCACTGTTTTCCTAA